Genomic window (Phragmites australis chromosome 5, lpPhrAust1.1, whole genome shotgun sequence):
GTCGTGCAAAACTTGAACGGTTCACGTGAAGTTCGTGTTCCAGCGAAAGCAGACGGGCGTAATAATAGTTTGCTTATTACTCCATTTGTGAGTCAGATTCATTTTAATTAGGTTAGGTATATATAGTAGtaatttatttagttgatggtACATGCTCAGTCTAGACGATAAGATATTATGGTTAGTTAtctatataagtatatattatataagattaaaataaaaaaataaatattagtatgatgtttattttacataaatacactctatagtatttaatttatcatattaagtattagtctaatttaaaatatactaatatgagttaatatttattaattatatactGATACTATCATTAGCTAAGCTAGGTCTACATCTTGGCTCTGTAAAAACACAATTAAAATCTTTTTTCGAGAGCTAGACTTGTATCGCATAGTAATTTTGCATCCCGTAGACTAAACTCTAAAAATGGTATTGACAACTAAACACTAAAATACTGCATCTCGTAAACCTAATTAAGACATGCACCAACCACCGTTCCCCTTGGTAGTTTGGGAAGAACACGCGCACTGACACCGAGCCCAACACAAGTACACAACACATATGCGGCCCTAGATCTCTGTCACCAAAGCCAAATCCCAGCCTTAAAGCATCTACTAAtcccaaaaagaaagaaagaaagcgaAATCCCCGTTAACCCCAGGGCAATTCCATTCCGAAAGGCAAACAGGGAGGAGCAAAAGCACAAAAGAATCCTCcttacccccccccctcccccttccGCTTGAAGCTTTTGTTCGTTCTTATCTTCTTGATGAGGGGCAAAAGGTGGTGCGATCTTGTTGGGTTCACGCGGGGAAGAGGGACGGCGGCCGGCTTGGCCATGGCATTGCCCGTTTCCCTCGTCCGCCtctcgctgctgctgctcgtcgCCCTGCCATTCTGCGCGACCCATCCCGGTCCGTCCTTCCATGCTCCGCGCGAGTTCCAGAGGGCGCTCGACTCAGGTTCTTGTCCCTTTacctgcttttttttttatccagtACGATTTTGCGGTGTTTTTGCCCCATCTATGTGTACCCTTCTTTCCTTTCGGTCTAGTTCTTGAAAAAACATGGAATTTTTTTAGTATCATCGAATGAAGTCGGATTCTTGATGCGGAAATATTCCCCCGGTTTTTCAGTGTGCTGTGGTCCTCAGGTTGTTGCCCATGTGTTTCTTGTCTTTTTCTTTGTgcttataattttttcttaaaaataacCCTATGTTCTACCATATATTCTTTTGGTTCTGGGCTATGTGTGCTGTTCTCGATCAATCTGTGccttttttttgtaaaaatactcCGGTTTTTTCTACTATGTTAGTGTCTTGCAGTTCTCTTCTTATATtgtgattttcttttgttttttgaaaaaagaagaTGGTATTAGCATCTTGCCAGTGTCAATTTCtgtcacctttttttttcattcctGTGAAACTGCATCAGTTTTCTTCAGCTTCAAGGGCTTGTTTTGAACCTATATTGTTCCGAAATTGTTTGTTTTTCAAGATGGGGTTTCGAGTCCAGTCTTCTGTCACTGTCACTGTGGTGCCTCCACCCCGCTTACTCCATCCACAATTCATTTATATGTTAACACTTTGTCGCTTTAGGTATCTGAGTGTTGTAATGTTCTGTAGGTGATTCAGCTAGCCATTTCTTGTTCGATTTTTCAAAATGTAGTCCTTTCTTACCCTCAAATATCTAGCTTTTACTCAtcagaattttaatttaaagaGAACATGATAATATGGCTCTGTTCGAGTTCTGGACTTTTGATTAGTGAGTGTGCAGTGCCCATTGTGATTTTGCAGATTGGCACTGACAGACAGAAAATGATATAAACGGACCAGTGCAGCAGTGcgtgaaaaaaaagaatttgtATTAGATCACCAGAGGGGAAAAAACTATTATCATGTATTCTCTGGTTGGAAGATTGATCTTTTTTTCCCATGTTTACCTGGGCGTGACAACGAATTCTAATTTTCAAAAGCAGATAGATATGGCTTGGTGGCAAGGAGGTCTATTGCTGAAGCTCCTGTTGACACAAACATCACTACAAATAGCTCCTTTGTATTGGCAGCAGATAGGACATACCGAAAGGATCCCTTGAATGGTTTCAGGAAATACCCGGGGGGCTGGAATATCAGCGAACTGCACTATTGGGCTGTAAGTCCCTTTGAAAACTAAAATTGCACCTCCATTGTCTGCTTACATTTGTTGCTTGCTATTTTATGATATTCGTTGCTCTGATTATTTTGTTTGTAGTCCGTTGGATATACAGCAATTCCACTGTTCGGCATTGCCCTGGCGTGgtttgtactcttttttctagTTATGCTCGGGATTTGCTGCCATCATTGTTGTTGTCCGCATCACAGTTACAAGTACTCTCGAACAGCATATGCCTTATCATTGATACTTCTAATATTATTCACTTGTGCCGCAATGTAAGCTTCATTCTTCTATATTATCCCATTTTGCCGAGTTCTTGCATATATTTTGAGTTGTATTTGCTGATCAGGTTTCATTCAATACTACCAGTGCTGGATGTGTTATGTTATATGATGGCCAGGGCAAATTCCACAAAAGCACAACAACTACTCTGAAATTTGTTGTTAGCCAGGCGAATTATACTGTCGACAACCTTAGTAACCTATCTGATAGTTTATCTGCTGCGAAGAAGGTTGACATAGGAAGATTCTTGCTGCCCTCTGATGTGCAAAATCAGATCAATGATATTCAAGGAAAGTTGAACTCATCAGCTACTGATCTTGCTACCAGAACAACAGATAATTCTGAGAAGATAAATAAATTGCTGAATCAAGTGTAAGTGTTTTTTCCCTTACCATCACAATCTCCTCTGAACGATGCAACTGATAGGAGAATGTATATTGTTTACGCGGCTGACAAATTTTATTTCAGGCGGGTTGCTTTGATTGTCATTGCGGCGGTAATGCTTCTCTTGGCATTTATTGGCTTCTGTAAGtgctcatagtttttttttttcatactgGACAGAAAATGGTCGTGGTTTTGTACATTTATGAACAAAAGCTGGCTATATTTATGCTAACATGGTAATGCTTGGCTTTACCAGTGTTATCCATCTTTGGGCTGGAATTCCTTGTCTCCGTGTAAGTTGGTATCTTTGTTTATGATATTGTTTTAATAAACTGTAGATATCATTCATTTTCCAACTTTTTTGCAGCTTGGTTGTTATTGGATGGATACTGGTTACTGGGACATTTATCCTGTGTGGTGTCTTCCTTCTTCTGCACAAGTAAGAATTCTAACAAATGTTGCAATACTGTATATTCCAAACTTGGTTAATACGCACCTGGTCCATTCGATTGATGTGTTGCTGTATGTGTTTTCCGCTGAGTTGCAGCCCAAGTCCATCTAAGTAATTGTAGATAACCAGCTTATACTTACAACCAAGAATCTCAAACAGATTGGTGCCAGTCATTTGGTTTTAGGCCCAGGCCTGTTTCAAATTGATGTATGTCATGTTTGGAGCATGGTGGCATGCCCATGATCTAGCGCTTGTATTTCAAGCATTTGTAGACTGCATTCACAACCTGGTATCATGATGCATTGCAACTACCTATCCAATGTCATCTTGGACTTGGGTCAGGGGCTACATCCTTGCATGACTCTAGGCGTTTTTGCACATTATTATGCATTTGAACCCCAACGGCCTAATCTTCCCAATTACTTGGATTGTTTACTGTTGTTTATAACCTTACATCTTTCTTGCCCTCcaccattttttttcatttttttacgATTGCTTAGGTCCAAGGGGCTTAGTTTGTAAACGAAATTATTGCTATTTAGTTGTAGCTGCACTTTTGCTTGCAATGTTATATCGCAATTCACTTTGAAGCTTCATGTCTAATCATGTACGGCACATTTTATCTTTCAAGTTTAGACTCCAAACTATGGTCTCTGGAAAATATTACTTGCACGGGAACAACTTTTGTATTTATTGCaagttaatattttttattggtGAAATTTGTAAGTAATTGTATATTAACATGTTACTCTCAGTAGTAAAGCTGAAAACAGAACTGGGGCTGTTGGAATATCTACATATAATTATCAGGATCTTGACTCTTGGCAAAATTGTCTACCCTCTTAAGGGCAACCTTTATGATTAACTAACTGTGTTCCCCTTTTGATACCTGAATCTCATCTTTTCTGTCATAACAGTGTTGTTTCAGATACGTGTGTTGCAATGGATGAGTGGGTTGCTCATCCAACAGAACACACTGCCCTGGATGATATTATTCCCTGTGTTGAACCTGCTACTGCGAACGAGTCCCTGTATAGAAGCAGGCAAGTCACTTTCCAGCTAGTGAATCTGGTCAACCAGGTGATCACCAACGTGTCAAATAGAAACTTCCCTCCAATGACAACACCTTTCTACTACAACCAGTCGGGGCCATTGATGCCTACGCTCTGCAATCCATTCACTCCTGACCTGAGTAATCGCACCTGCACCAGAGGAGAGGTTACCTTGGACAATGCAACCCAGGTAATTCTGTGGTTATCTCTGGTTATCTTGTTCCATTGCTCCCTGGTCACAACATTTGGTGAGCACTGAACAACATTGATTCATCTTTCTTCATAAAAACTGCAGGTTTGGAAGAGCTTTGAATGCCAGACCACTACTGTCTCAGGAGCTGAGATTTGCACCACGGTGGGGCGTGTCACCCCCAGGATCTACGGTCAGATGGCGGCCGGAGTGAACGTGAGCCAGGGGCTGTATCAGTACGGCCCTTTCCTCATTCAGCTGGAGGACTGCACCTTTGTGCGTGACACGTTCACGACCATCAACCTGAACTACTGCCCTGGCCTGCAGCGGTACAGCAAGTGGGTGTACGTCGGCCTGGTGATGGTCTCATCGGCTGTGATGCTGTCCCTGATCTTCTGGGTGATCTACGCGAGGGAGCGGCGCCACCGTGCCTACAACAAGCATTTCATTGCCGGGCACCAGCAGTACCCAATGGAAGACAAGCCTGCTCCAACGGTTCCGAACGCTTGATATGACTGTTCCCATGTCTGGCCATACTAGTGGTTGTGGCCATGATTGTTTGTTGCTTACTTGCTTGgcgattttattttattttccaaaCTTTGATGCGCATTTTGTTGGTAATGTTAGGGATGTAGCATCTTTCAACTTGCTTGTGGCTCTTGAACTTTAGAGAGTTCAGATAGCCCTCGGTTGTCGTTGGCGTTTCTGTTGGTGTTCGGATTGGTGACGTATGTATAGCCATGATCTTAAAGAGCTGCATGTTCATATAGCATTGTTGCCCCCTTGGTGACCATTGATGTTCCATAGGCCACATTCCAAAATGGATGAGATGCATCTGAATCCATGTAATTTAAGGTTGAGAGACTGCGAAGGCACCGGCGACTGGCGATGCGAGGCGAAACTGCATCATCTTCTCGGTTCCACATGTCATTAACACAGCTCGGTGGTATTTTAATAAAGTAGGAGAGAGTGTGTGATATAGTAACATTTTTTCTTAAAACAATATACAACTCTGCTCGCTTTTATCTCGACCTACATATACGAGCAAAATCCAACTGCACTAGGGATGGTAGTGTAGCTGTGTAGGTCATCTCCTCCCTGCGGCCATAAAACCCATCATATTGGAGTCTGAGGCCATTTATGACAATCCTCCTCATCCGAGCTTCTCTGACCTCCTCTGAGTAAGCTGTTACATCTCACGGCAAATACCAAGAGTACCTGCGGTGGTATACCTCGTGAGATACTGACCGGTGCTCATCCTTGTAACCAAGATGGGTGTCATCCTTGTAATCAAATCAGCACAGGACTTGATTGATTTACGGCCAAATGTGCATCAAAATGCTAGTTCAGCGTCAGCTACGACTAAAGGAATGAACAATTGCAAGGAAAATGATCCAATTCTAGAACGATATCTGCAGAGGCTCAAGTCTCCCTTCCTCTGTTCAAGGAAAGAAGAGACCGTAAGAATAGGACCTTGGACCTGAAATCCCCAACTGCAGCTCTAGTCCTTTTAAgatctgtttggcagagctttcAAAACAGCTCTTTAGTTGAAATTAGGGGAGCTCTGACAAAtagcagctttcagcttttagctctctgagtggaatccgtgggattaattctctgaaatgaactaaaagttggggAGTTGAAAAAAGCAGCTTCTCCggattcacttcccgtagagaatcactttctccatatattttattttagagaatcattaaagaatcactttcaaccacaaaatcatttcctccagagaatcactccccgtagagaatttgaattagaaagaATTCTACCAAACGAGTCCTTAATCCAATCTAATCGTTTCAATTTTTGAACGACCGTCAAAATTTTGGAGAGTCCGTTTGAATTTCCTGTGACGAATTGTGTACCGATCATCACAAATATGACGAAAAATACAAAACGTCATAGATTGTTGTGCAGTTTATGAAGAAAAAACGTTGGTTGTCGCAAAATTGCCTGCCCAGACTGCCCTACTCCAGCTTAATGACGAAATTTTTAAGATCAATAATAAACCACTATTTTCAtcattaagtttttttttcataggaGGCGAGATTTCTTGTAGTGAAAGTACTACTATTTGTCATGGACCACTTAGTTATACTACAtctgttcttttttacttgtcatTTAGAACATCGATATGTTCTTCGACAAATATGTTTGATAAAAATATGACgatgttaaagtatttttcatgataaattcatTACTATCATTTTTATGTGTCAAATCTTAataattttatgtatattaatgatcaaaaattctaaaatttaacTGCACATATTCTAGGATGACATCTATTTGAAAATGAAAGTAGTATAATAGAAGTAGGAAGAAATGATAGTTCATATTAATGGCCAATAACTGGTTGATACATAGTTATATATGCTATCGAATGTTAATTTGTTATTAGCCATGGCTCGTGAGATCCGTAAACAACTAAAATATATGGTTTTTTACGTTGAATCGCCATGTGCCTATGTTATATAAAGTCATTGTTCTGGAATTTGTCGTTAGAGCTGTAAGATATTCACAATCAACCGAAGTAAATAAATATTTGGATTT
Coding sequences:
- the LOC133920011 gene encoding uncharacterized protein LOC133920011 isoform X2; this encodes MRGKRWCDLVGFTRGRGTAAGLAMALPVSLVRLSLLLLVALPFCATHPGPSFHAPREFQRALDSDRYGLVARRSIAEAPVDTNITTNSSFVLAADRTYRKDPLNGFRKYPGGWNISELHYWAVSFNTTSAGCVMLYDGQGKFHKSTTTTLKFVVSQANYTVDNLSNLSDSLSAAKKVDIGRFLLPSDVQNQINDIQGKLNSSATDLATRTTDNSEKINKLLNQVRVALIVIAAVMLLLAFIGFLLSIFGLEFLVSVLVVIGWILVTGTFILCGVFLLLHNVVSDTCVAMDEWVAHPTEHTALDDIIPCVEPATANESLYRSRQVTFQLVNLVNQVITNVSNRNFPPMTTPFYYNQSGPLMPTLCNPFTPDLSNRTCTRGEVTLDNATQVWKSFECQTTTVSGAEICTTVGRVTPRIYGQMAAGVNVSQGLYQYGPFLIQLEDCTFVRDTFTTINLNYCPGLQRYSKWVYVGLVMVSSAVMLSLIFWVIYARERRHRAYNKHFIAGHQQYPMEDKPAPTVPNA
- the LOC133920011 gene encoding uncharacterized protein LOC133920011 isoform X1, coding for MRGKRWCDLVGFTRGRGTAAGLAMALPVSLVRLSLLLLVALPFCATHPGPSFHAPREFQRALDSDRYGLVARRSIAEAPVDTNITTNSSFVLAADRTYRKDPLNGFRKYPGGWNISELHYWASVGYTAIPLFGIALAWFVLFFLVMLGICCHHCCCPHHSYKYSRTAYALSLILLILFTCAAIAGCVMLYDGQGKFHKSTTTTLKFVVSQANYTVDNLSNLSDSLSAAKKVDIGRFLLPSDVQNQINDIQGKLNSSATDLATRTTDNSEKINKLLNQVRVALIVIAAVMLLLAFIGFLLSIFGLEFLVSVLVVIGWILVTGTFILCGVFLLLHNVVSDTCVAMDEWVAHPTEHTALDDIIPCVEPATANESLYRSRQVTFQLVNLVNQVITNVSNRNFPPMTTPFYYNQSGPLMPTLCNPFTPDLSNRTCTRGEVTLDNATQVWKSFECQTTTVSGAEICTTVGRVTPRIYGQMAAGVNVSQGLYQYGPFLIQLEDCTFVRDTFTTINLNYCPGLQRYSKWVYVGLVMVSSAVMLSLIFWVIYARERRHRAYNKHFIAGHQQYPMEDKPAPTVPNA